GAATTTCCCGAGGTCTATAACAATCTGGGTATAATTTATGACGAGAAAGGTGAACATGATTGTGCCATCAAGAACTATAGCAAGGCAATAGAACTGAAATCCTATTATGTGAGTGCCTATAATAATCGCGGTCGTGCCTACCGGGTCAAGGGCAATATTGAACTTGCCATTGAAGACTTTAAAACTGCAATTATAGGAGAATCTGATTTTGCTGAAGCTTATTACAACCTCTGCGAGACCTACCTTTTCAAAGGGGACTTGGAGTGTGCTTATACTGACTTGACTAAACTAGCAATACTTCTGTCGTCTCCTTATGCGTGTTTTGCCCGCGGTATAATTGGGTTGTGCCAACAACAATGGAAACAGGCTATAGCAGACTTTACTGTTGCTGAAGATAACGGGGTAGATATCGTTGCTTTATTTACTAACGGCTACAAAAGTATTGAAGATTTTGAGGAAACAAATGATATTCAGATACCAGAAGACATCAGGGAGATGTTGAGTCCACAGTAACCCAAATCTTGATGCATAGTTTCCATTTTTGTTTTCACATACTTCACATTGTTGTGGTATGTTAATGCAATAGGACGCATGGATACGGTTTTACACGTGGGAATTTCTCAATACTCACCTTAATGCATAGGAGACAGATGTGTATTTTGGCAACGATCAGTTCAGAATAATCAACGGAAATGTACTGACTACACGCGCTATAAAAAAAGATAGCATTGACCTTATTGTTACATCACCCCCTTACAACGTTGATATAGAATATAACTCAAATGACGATGCCCTTTCTTATACCGACTATCTTGCCTTTTCCAAAAAATGGTTCACGCGTTGTTTTCGATGGCTTAAGTCGGATGGGCGTTTCTGTCTTAATATCCCCTTAGACAAAAACAAAGGTGGTCAACAACATGTCGGTGCGGATCTTACCAAACTCGCAACCGCTATCGGATTTCAATACCACTCTACCATTGTATGGAACGAAGGCAATATCTCCAGACGAACTGCTTGGGGGTCATGGATGAGAGCGTCCGCGCCCTACGTCATTGCTCCTGTTGAGTTAATTGTAGTTCTTTACAAAGAACAGTGGAAGAAAACGAGTGGCAGTGGACAATCGGATATGAACCGGGAGGAATTCATGGAGTGGACAAACGGTCTCTGGACTTTTCCCGGTGAGAGTAAGAAACGTATTGGGCATCCCGCTCCCTTTCCTTTAGAACTCCCGCGGCGTTGTATCAAACTCTTTAGTTACGTAGGTGACACTATCCTTGACCCGTTTATGGGCAGTGGGACTACTTTAGTTGCTGCCCAATTGAACAAACGTCGTAGCATCGGGATTGATGTCGATGAATATTACTGTGAACTTGCGAAGGAACGGGTAAGTCAGGCTGCAAATCAATTGTATCTGTTTGAAGAAAAAGGGAAGTCACATGGCAAAGACAATTCGTGAACTTGTGTTCGAGTATTTCGTGAATCATCCTAACGAGGAACTTCAGCATGGCCCCGTGGTTGACTGGGTGTCGGAACAATATTTTCAAGAGCATGGTAAAACTCCGCGGGATCCTTGGAGAACCGTTAGGCAACTCCATCAAGAAGGAAAACTAATCAAAGTCCGGAAAGGCATTTACAAGTATGACCCGGATTATGTCCATGAAGTGGTACTATTTGAGTTTTCCCCACGGGATAGAGAAGCTATTTTTGAACGCGACGGCCGTCGTTGTGTTGTCTGTGGACGTGGAGAAGCAGATGGCCTTACGATCGCCGCTGACCATATCAAACCGAAAGATAGAGGCGGCACCAATACCATTGATAATGGTCAAACCCTCTGTTATGAACATAATTTGCGCAAGAGTAACTATTCACAGACCGAGGCTGGTAAAAGGTACTTCATCAGAATGTATGAAACAGCATTAAAAAACCAGGATGAGAAGACGAGAGTTTTCTGTGAAGCCGTTTTTGATGTTTATGATGAACACGGTGTCAACGGCCATATTGACCGACCCGACACGGAGGATTGATTAGTGAAAAATGGAACTGAACCCATCAAAGCAGCCCCAACAGCGCGTGGAGGAACCAGTCTTGATGGAAGGAGAAACATTCTTACAGATGCGCTTTACGAGATGGAATATGATGATACATTAGTGGACACACTCATAGAAAGAAATGTCATTGATTTCAGCATCGTTGACTACACGAGCCATATTATATACCAACTTAAGGAACACTATGGGGAATCCGTTTCATGGGGTGGCCTTGAAGACGCTGTTGCTCTTGAAGGCTTGGCTGCTTCTTTGACAGGAGAACTTGGGAAAAACTGGCGTGCTGCTGAGGGCGACACTTTTCGAGAACGGATCCGACATGTTATTACCGACCCAATTGAAAACTTAGGAATGAAACTGATTAGCCGCTATGAGTTGGAGAATAATGGGACTTTCTCCGAAGAATTAGAGAATGTTAAACAGTATCTCGCAATTGATTATGGGGAATTCAATGCTTATCTCCCGGATGTTGATTTTGTTATTTACACCCCTGAAAATTCTCGTGTTATCGCTGTAATCTCGTGTATCGTTAATTTGAAAAACCTAATCATTGAGCAGGCTTATTGGAAACGCAAACTTCAGGCGGACGAAAATAGTGCTTCCGTCAAATACTACCTCATCACGGCTGATATAAGCAAAACCCTGGAAATTGTGGACCTACCAAAGAAGGAACGAGTCATTGCGGAGGCAGAGCTAGATGGCACGTATGTACTAACAGCGGAAGCACCCGAGGAGAGTGACAAGGTCAAACTGTTGGAACATTTCATTGAGGATCTTAAGCGGTTACTTGAAAAGCATTAAATTTACCAACAATGCATACCTCACGCCTACGAAATATACAGGTCTATCGCGCACTAAACGGTAAAGAACCTTTTAATGAATGGTTGAAATCAATTCAAGATAGAAAAACAAGAGCTCGGATTCGGGCAGGATTGGAACGACTCAGACTCGGAAATTTCGGGAATGTCAAATTTCTGGGGGAAGGGGTACTTGAACTGCGTTTCCACTTCGGAAGAGGTTATCGGATTTATTTTGGCGAAATCAGGAATACGATCGTCTTGCTGCTGTGCGCGGGTGATAAATCATCACAGACACGAGATATAGAACGGGCAAAAAGTTACTGGCTGAAATATAAGGAGGAAAACCTATGAAAAAAATGAGGACATGGAAAGAGTGTCTCATCGAAGACCTCGCTGACCGGGAGGAAGCGATTCATTATCTCCAAGCTATTCTTGATGACTATTACAGTTTCGGACAGACGCTTATCGTCCGGGAAGCCCTAAAAACAGTTATCGAAGCACAAGGCGGGATTTCCAAACTCACGCAACACACTGATATTTCGCCACAAACCTTAGAAACCGCGCTATCTAATACGGATACACCGCTGATTGACGCAATCGGTGTTGTTCTGAACGCACTCGGATATCAGCTTTTAATCCAACCCATAGTGGACGAAGATGCTAATCTTGAACTGGCTACAGGCGAGCCAAAAGTAGCAAAAGCAACCGCACATCTATCGGAAGATTCAGGAACATCACATCGCGTGACGAACTGATGAATCAGGTACGGTGAAGGAAGAATAGGCAACCGTAAGTAGATGGGAAAAGATTTTAAACAAAAGTGAGTCTATAAATTCTATGAAAATTGCAAATGCCCCGTGTTCGTGGGGTGTACTTGAGTTTGAGTTAGACGGCGAAGCACCCGACTATGCCCAGGTATTAGACGAGATGCACGAAATCGGTTACCTCGGCACCGAGTTAGGCGATTGGGGGTTCATGCCGACGGATGCAGAACGCCTCCATGCCGAACTTAAAAAACGTCAATTAACGCTGTTAGGCGCATTCGTAGCGGTCGCACTCGCTGACGAAAAAACACACGCAGCAGGTGAGGAATCGGCACTGCGTCACGCCCGTTTGTTAGCGGATGTCAGTGGAAAAACGCCATTTATCGTGCTGTCAGATGATAATGCTACCACAGAGCTGCGGACCCGCTACGCCGGTCGTATCCGTCCTGAACACGGATTGACACCAGCGCAGTGGGACACTTTTATACAGGGCGCGCACCGCATCGCCCAATCTGTCCGGGACGAGACAGGACTCCGCACGGTCTTCCATCCACACTGTGCCGGATATGTAGAGACAGCGGCGGAAGTGGACATGTTGATGGAACGCACCGATCCGGACCTCATCGGATTGTGTTTCGATACAGGACATTACCGATTCGGTGGCGGTGATCCGATTGAAGCGTATACCCGCCATGCCGATCGCGTCTGGCACGTCCATTTCAAGGATTGTCATCCCGATATCGCTGCCCGTTCCCGTAAGGAGGCGTGGGATTATTTTGAATCAGTTGGGAACGGCGTTTTTTGTGAGTTAGGCAACGGAGACGTTGATTTTCCGGCGTTCCTTGGGGAATTACGAAAACAGGACTATGAGGGGTGGATCGTCGTGGAGCAAGATGTCTTGCCGGGGATGGGGAGTCCTTACGAGAGCGCAGAACGAAATCTACAGTATCTGAATTCAATTGTGTAGCACGAATAAAATCCATGTAGGAAAGGTCTTTGATGAACAAATCCTCGAAAGTCGGTGTTGGCGTTATCGGGTCAGGACGTATCGGAGCACTCCACATTGAACACCTTTCCCAAAACATACCGGAAGCCGAACTCATCTCCGTTTGCAGTTTGGATGCCCCCGGTGTTGAATCCCTCGCGAAGCAGTTTAATATCCCAAAGACAACTGACGATTATACCGCACTTTTGGCGGATCCCCAGATTGAAGCAGTATTAGTGGCATCTGCCACCAATACACATGTCGAAATGAGCCAAGCCGCGGCGCAGGCAGGGAAACACGTTTTTTGTGAGAAACCGATCTCCTTAAATTTGGAGCAGATTGATGAGACTTTGGCGATTGTAGAAAGGGCAGGGGTTAAGTTTCAGGTCGGTTTCAACCGTCGATTTGATGCAAGTTTCGTGCGGGTCCGAGAAGCCGTTACTTCTGGAGAGATTGGCGAGCCGCACATCATGCGAATCACGAGCCGAGACCCCGCACCACCACCGATCGAATACGTCAAGGTCTCCGGGGGCATCTTTCTTGACATGACGATCCACGATTTCGATATGGCGCGCTATCTCCTCGGAGACGAGGTTATTGAGGTGTATGCAATAGGTGGTGTACGCGTTGATCCGAAAATCGGTGAGGCGGGTGACATTGACACCGCCGTTATCACTTTACGGTTCCGAAATGGGGTTATCGCAACTATTGATAACAGCAGAGAGGCTGTCTACGGTTACGACCAGCGTGTTGAAGTTTTCGGTTCAAAAGGGATGGTTACGGCAGCGAACCCGCCGATAAATACTGTTACTTTTAGCGGTAGTGAAGGGACCCGCGCTGCGTCCCCTCCGTATTTCTTTGTCGAACGTTACAAGCCAGCATTCCTTTCGGAGCTGCGAGCGTTCTTTGCGTGCATTCAGGAAGACACGCCACCGCCGGTTACAGGGAACGATGGTCGGGCACCTGTCGTGATCGGTTTCGCAGCGTTGAAGTCGCTTCGTGAAAACCGTCCTGTCCTGTTGTCGGAGGTCTAAAGGTTTTTTAGTGACCCTCCCCGCCGACTTCGCCGACTTCGATGTCAATCTCGTCTCGGTTCCTGATGCGTTCCACGAGTCCATCTCGGATGTCCACAATCCGGTCAGAGACATCTAACATCTTCAGGTCGTGTGTTGCTGAAATAACAGTAACCCCTTGTTCTTTATTCAAGCGTTTGACGAGGTCGATAATCTCACGTCCTGTAATCGTGTCGAGGTTTGCTGTCGGTTCGTCGGCGAGAATGATACTCGGATCGTTCGCGAGTGCTCTGGCGATAGCAACACGTTGACGCTGACCCCCTGAAAGTTCGTCAGGGAGGTGGTACATCCTATCACCCAATCCTACCATATCCAGCAACTGTTCCGCTTTTTCATTGCGTTGTCTCTCAGGGATGCCAGCGAAAATCATCGGTAGCGTTACATTTCCATGCGCGCTCCGCACGTGCAGCAAATTGTAACTTTGAAAAATGTAGCCCACGCGATGACACCGAAACGCCGCAATTTGTCTTTGCGAAAGATGGGACATATTTTGTCCGTCGATGTAAACTTGACCCTCCGTAGGACGATCGAGAGCACCGATCATATTAAAAAGCGTGGATTTGCCTGAACCCGAGGGACCCATCAACGAAATATACTCTCCACGTTCAATCTCAATGTTGATGCCGTCCAAAGCACGAAGAATGTTTGAACCCATGCGATATTCTTTGACAACATCTTCAGTTTTCACAACGATATCAGCCATAATTGTCCTCCGTGCTTATACCTCGGTACGCATTGCTTCAGCAGGCGGAAGTTTCGCCGCGCGCCATGCAGGAAACGAGGAGCCGATCACTGCCAAAATCATACCCAGAATACATCCCAATAGGATGACGACGATAACACCGAGCCGCATTGTTCCGTCTTCAGGCTGCGCAGGTAACAGTGGAAAATAAAAGAATAAGTCTAACCCGTAGTCTTTAAGCCCTAAAAGCACTGCGCCCAGTGTTCCGATAAGCGCGCCGATGAGTGCTCCCGAAAACCCCTGAAATCCTGATTCAAGGAGGAACAGTCTAACCACGAACCCGTCTAACGCACCGAGACATTTCATCGTGCCGATCTCGCGAAAACGCTCTGTTACCGCCATGAGCATTGAGTTCGCAATACCTACCACACAGACAATCAGCGACATGATAATCAACCAGATATCTTTTGTGGAAATGCCTTTTTCCGTTGTCTCTTCAAAGGTATTAATTGCTGATTGTCGTCCGCTTTCCTGTAGGGCGAGACCGATTTCGTTATTTGTCCAAACCGAGACTAAAAATGCAATACCGAGTGTGATACCAGCCGTCGTAATGATTGAACGCCCAAAACGGATTTTCAAACTCTGAAAACTGATGCGTAAAGATTCTACAAACGGGAGATCAATTTGTTCTTCAATTGGTGTTCTCTGCTGCAAATGTCTATCTCCTTATCTTGGATTTGTATCTATTTATGCCTATTTTATCAAATTTACAATTTTAGGTCAAGTTTTTCATGCATTAAGGTCAAGGACATTTAACGCTCAAGCCCTCTTTGCGCCAGCAGAACAATATATCTATAGAAAAAGCTTTACATACCCATTGGTGTATACAGGATTGACATTTCGGTTTCTCGTTGCTATACTGGATACCAAGGCAGGTACATATTGATGTTCCAAAAATTTTTCTCTTCCCCGCTACTGTTGTTAATTATCGGTATATTGTGCTGGAGCACACCGATTTTTGCACACGATGCGTTCTATCCACACCATCGCCAGGATTTTGAAAGCATGACGCGCCGTCGTGAGTTGCGAGGCACCGTTATCCTGAGTACCTCCGTTTTTCTTTGTGTGCTCGGAGCGATAGTCTATGTCGCTTTACGAAAGAGTAAAGAG
This genomic interval from Candidatus Poribacteria bacterium contains the following:
- a CDS encoding site-specific DNA-methyltransferase yields the protein MYFGNDQFRIINGNVLTTRAIKKDSIDLIVTSPPYNVDIEYNSNDDALSYTDYLAFSKKWFTRCFRWLKSDGRFCLNIPLDKNKGGQQHVGADLTKLATAIGFQYHSTIVWNEGNISRRTAWGSWMRASAPYVIAPVELIVVLYKEQWKKTSGSGQSDMNREEFMEWTNGLWTFPGESKKRIGHPAPFPLELPRRCIKLFSYVGDTILDPFMGSGTTLVAAQLNKRRSIGIDVDEYYCELAKERVSQAANQLYLFEEKGKSHGKDNS
- a CDS encoding HNH endonuclease, which produces MAKTIRELVFEYFVNHPNEELQHGPVVDWVSEQYFQEHGKTPRDPWRTVRQLHQEGKLIKVRKGIYKYDPDYVHEVVLFEFSPRDREAIFERDGRRCVVCGRGEADGLTIAADHIKPKDRGGTNTIDNGQTLCYEHNLRKSNYSQTEAGKRYFIRMYETALKNQDEKTRVFCEAVFDVYDEHGVNGHIDRPDTED
- a CDS encoding type II toxin-antitoxin system RelE/ParE family toxin, with the protein product MHTSRLRNIQVYRALNGKEPFNEWLKSIQDRKTRARIRAGLERLRLGNFGNVKFLGEGVLELRFHFGRGYRIYFGEIRNTIVLLLCAGDKSSQTRDIERAKSYWLKYKEENL
- a CDS encoding TIM barrel protein, with amino-acid sequence MKIANAPCSWGVLEFELDGEAPDYAQVLDEMHEIGYLGTELGDWGFMPTDAERLHAELKKRQLTLLGAFVAVALADEKTHAAGEESALRHARLLADVSGKTPFIVLSDDNATTELRTRYAGRIRPEHGLTPAQWDTFIQGAHRIAQSVRDETGLRTVFHPHCAGYVETAAEVDMLMERTDPDLIGLCFDTGHYRFGGGDPIEAYTRHADRVWHVHFKDCHPDIAARSRKEAWDYFESVGNGVFCELGNGDVDFPAFLGELRKQDYEGWIVVEQDVLPGMGSPYESAERNLQYLNSIV
- the iolG gene encoding inositol 2-dehydrogenase — protein: MNKSSKVGVGVIGSGRIGALHIEHLSQNIPEAELISVCSLDAPGVESLAKQFNIPKTTDDYTALLADPQIEAVLVASATNTHVEMSQAAAQAGKHVFCEKPISLNLEQIDETLAIVERAGVKFQVGFNRRFDASFVRVREAVTSGEIGEPHIMRITSRDPAPPPIEYVKVSGGIFLDMTIHDFDMARYLLGDEVIEVYAIGGVRVDPKIGEAGDIDTAVITLRFRNGVIATIDNSREAVYGYDQRVEVFGSKGMVTAANPPINTVTFSGSEGTRAASPPYFFVERYKPAFLSELRAFFACIQEDTPPPVTGNDGRAPVVIGFAALKSLRENRPVLLSEV
- a CDS encoding ABC transporter ATP-binding protein; this encodes MADIVVKTEDVVKEYRMGSNILRALDGINIEIERGEYISLMGPSGSGKSTLFNMIGALDRPTEGQVYIDGQNMSHLSQRQIAAFRCHRVGYIFQSYNLLHVRSAHGNVTLPMIFAGIPERQRNEKAEQLLDMVGLGDRMYHLPDELSGGQRQRVAIARALANDPSIILADEPTANLDTITGREIIDLVKRLNKEQGVTVISATHDLKMLDVSDRIVDIRDGLVERIRNRDEIDIEVGEVGGEGH
- a CDS encoding ABC transporter permease, coding for MQQRTPIEEQIDLPFVESLRISFQSLKIRFGRSIITTAGITLGIAFLVSVWTNNEIGLALQESGRQSAINTFEETTEKGISTKDIWLIIMSLIVCVVGIANSMLMAVTERFREIGTMKCLGALDGFVVRLFLLESGFQGFSGALIGALIGTLGAVLLGLKDYGLDLFFYFPLLPAQPEDGTMRLGVIVVILLGCILGMILAVIGSSFPAWRAAKLPPAEAMRTEV